In Ornithodoros turicata isolate Travis unplaced genomic scaffold, ASM3712646v1 ctg00000967.1, whole genome shotgun sequence, a single genomic region encodes these proteins:
- the LOC135375988 gene encoding uncharacterized protein LOC135375988, whose translation MIALWWIRRRPTEWKVFVSNRVKEIQRLTEISHWAHCPGTENPADHLTRGITALKLISSQSWWHGPKWLAGDCGCWPNDFVEQDPRTDEERLQCQALLQVALQQWSPLLDLDAFAKYSCVLRTTAWILRFITNCRHHEERLTGPLSADELLHAETYWVRTSQAATYPDEVYALREKLEFPTNSKIANLQPFLDATGVLRLKGRLHYADEVEEVKHPIIISKEHRLAHLIAYASHHRTLHGGLQDTMNDLREKWWIPHARQFVKTVIFRCPTCKRFRLQPAKAPTAPLPAERVTPILPFEVAGVDFVGPVFVKTDDGSKRSYISLFTCAVTRAVHFELISNLGANAFLLAFRRFVSRRGISSVMYSDNALTFKRAAKDIQKLGSLIRQDDVQNYMATTMISWRFMPERAPWWGGFWERLVRTLKHALRRVIGKQSLTIEEMETVLAEAAVNSRPITYLHSSPNEPTALTPAHLLVGKRLIALPSSKRQDPTRSTTEALSRRWVHQQKIADHFWKRRHKDYLWELRSAHVSRTTPSHSMKEGDLVLVHEERTPRQVWKTARIVKFHRGRDGENRSCSVKLPSGNITRRPVRQLYPFEDHLQCASDAHSEGEDVAE comes from the coding sequence ATGATCGCATTGTGGTGGATACGACGCCGGCCGACCGAATGGAAAGTGTTCGTCAGCAATCGAGTAAAAGAAATCCAACGTCTCACCGAAATATCACATTGGGCACACTGCCCTGGGACCGAAAACCCAGCCGACCACTTGACAAGAGGCATTACTGCGCTAAAACTGATTAGCAGTCAAAGTTGGTGGCATGGGCCTAAGTGGCTAGCCGGAGACTGCGGGTGCTGGCCGAACGATTTCGTCGAACAGGATCCACGAACGGATGAGGAACGCCTACAATGTCAGGCATTACTGCAAGTGGCGTTGCAACAATGGTCGCCACTTCTTGATTTGGATGCGTTCGCAAAGTATTCCTGTGTTTTGCGAACGACTGCCTGGATTCTTCGATTCATTACAAATTGCCGGCATCATGAAGAACGGCTCACGGGTCCCTTGTCTGCAGACGAACTACTTCATGCGGAAACGTACTGGGTACGTACTTCGCAGGCCGCAACGTATCCAGATGAGGTTTATGCACTGAGGGAGAAGCTGGAATTTCCCACGAACTCTAAGATCGCAAATTTGCAGCCGTTTCTGGATGCAACTGGTGTTCTCCGGCTTAAGGGTCGGCTTCACTATGCGGATGAAGTAGAAGAAGTCAAACATCCCATCATCATTTCGAAGGAGCACCGCCTGGCACACCTTATAGCGTATGCTTCACACCACCGCACACTACACGGAGGACTCCAGGACACCATGAACGACCTTAGGGAGAAATGGTGGATTCCCCATGCTAGACAATTTGTAAAGACTGTGATCTTCCGCTGCCCAACGTGCAAACGCTTCCGACTTCAGCCAGCCAAAGCACCTACTGCTCCGTTACCTGCAGAGCGAGTAACCCCCATTCTTCCGTTTGAAGTGGCAGGAGTAGATTTTGTCGGCCCAGTTTTTGTAAAAACCGATGACGGATCAAAGAGATCTTATATCTCATTGTTTACTTGTGCCGTTACCAGGGCGGTACATTTCGAACTAATCAGCAACCTCGGAGCCAACGCATTTCTTCTTGCATTCAGGAGATTTGTGTCCCGTCGTGGAATATCCTCGGTGATGTACTCAGATAACGCCTTGACATTTAAGAGGGCCGCGAAAGATATCCAGAAGTTAGGGAGTCTAATACGGCAAGACGACGTGCAGAATTATATGGCCACAACTATGATCAGCTGGAGGTTCATGCCGGAAAGAGCACCCTGGTGGGGCGGGTTTTGGGAGAGACTCGTTCGGACCCTTAAACATGCTCTACGAAGAGTCATCGGAAAGCAGTCGTTGACGATCGAAGAAATGGAAACGGTGCTAGCCGAAGCAGCAGTAAACTCACGGCCCATTACGTACTTGCATTCCTCACCCAACGAGCCTACTGCTCTGACGCCAGCGCACCTCCTAGTTGGAAAACGCTTGATTGCCTTGCCATCTTCGAAACGACAAGACCCAACCAGATCAACTACAGAAGCGCTTTCGCGAAGGTGGGTGCACCAGCAAAAGATAGCTGACCACTTTTGGAAACGTCGGCACAAGGACTATCTCTGGGAGTTGCGATCGGCCCATGTATCACGTACCACGCCTTCTCATTCCATGAAGGAAGGCGATCTTGTACTCGTTCATGAAGAACGAACACCGAGGCAAGTTTGGAAAACAGCACGGATTGTGAAGTTTCATCGAGGAAGAGATGGAGAGAACAGGTCATGTTCCGTCAAGCTGCCATCAGGCAACATCACAAGACGACCTGTACGGCAGCTGTACCCATTCGAGGATCATCTCCAATGTGCTAGTGACGCCCATTCCGAGGGGGAGGATGTTGCGGAATGA
- the LOC135375989 gene encoding uncharacterized protein LOC135375989 has product MCDPEYNSAQSTSPKTQTRSAVIATSSATSRSTVLLQTFRAWVVADKKCAYIRGLFDSGSQSTFVREDLVRSLNLPVLREEELSISTFSSDMGRKPERRRIVELQIRSQYAEEVITMEAIEMPVLCHDLPSASADDRHLILLQEAGEHVADVVSFPGIPQVKGISVLIGSDQMWKLLKGEIQRYGPNDEIVAINSKLGWTFQGPTTERSLIARQACNYVSVLRVSTLSEDLRCDQLLERFCSLEGVGIVHEDESPSAEGHAVLEEFEKTLKMRDGRYEVQLPWKQTDSPLNDNFEIAKTRLKKLVFRLNKDRHLIEEYDKVIRGYLLSGYAEEVPVSNKEQNTRVFYMPHREVFREASTTTKLRVVFDASSHGPGSTSLNAHLETGPKLQADMQDILIRFRMHQIAMIADIEKAFLQIMVHERDRDALRYLWYRDMPFRAMTSNELCVLRMSRVPFGTTASPFLLAATLHHHFRHITDDLRDTASDLLSSFYVDDLVTGADNVEEATRMHRQALAVIEQAGMRLRKWASNEPQLKSVFKKGETDESIHQKVLGIPWNTETDSLMPNLEAVKTFVATSPVTKRNILQGTARLFDPLGFLNPFTFRARSMFQDLGKKKFGWDEDIPCDAQQKWSEWCNEVSTLSALEIPRCVVPANASAFQMHIFCDASPLGYGAVAYLRTANTKGEISTHLILSKTRLAPIKQLSLPRLELMGMLIGARMLTYL; this is encoded by the coding sequence ATGTGTGACCCGGAGTACAACTCAGCCCAGTCAACTAGCCCTAAAACGCAAACCCGCAGCGCAGTGATCGCCACGTCCTCAGCCACTTCACGTTCCACGGTTTTGCTACAGACTTTCCGGGCTTGGGTGGTCGCCGACAAGAAGTGCGCATACATTCGAGGATTATTTGACAGCGGTAGTCAAAGTACCTTTGTGCGAGAGGATCTTGTTCGCAGCTTGAACTTGCCCGTCCTGAGAGAGGAGGAACTCTCAATAAGCACATTTTCCAGTGATATGGGGAGGAAACCAGAGAGGCGACGAATAGTGGAGCTCCAGATACGAAGCCAGTATGCCGAGGAGGTAATAACTATGGAAGCAATCGAAATGCCAGTTCTGTGTCATGATCTTCCATCAGCTTCAGCAGATGACCGTCACTTGATTCTACTTCAGGAAGCTGGAGAACATGTTGCTGACGTCGTATCGTTCCCAGGCATACCGCAAGTGAAGGGAATTTCGGTCCTTATTGGGTCGGATCAAATGTGGAAATTGCTGAAAGGAGAGATCCAACGTTACGGGCCAAACGATGAAATCGTTGCCATCAACTCCAAACTAGGATGGACGTTTCAGGGTCCGACTACCGAACGTTCGCTGATCGCAAGGCAGGCCTGCAACTATGTATCTGTGCTTCGTGTGAGTACACTTTCTGAGGACCTGCGCTGTGACCAGCTTTTAGAACGATTTTGCAGCCTGGAAGGAGTTGGAATCGTCCACGAAGATGAATCTCCGTCGGCCGAAGGTCATGCCGTTCTCGAAGAGTTCGAGAAAACACTGAAGATGAGGGATGGCAGGTATGAGGTTCAGCTCCCGTGGAAACAGACAGATTCGCCGTTGAACGACAACTTCGAGATAGCTAAAACTAGGCTGAAGAAACTTGTGTTCCGACTGAACAAAGACAGACATTTGATCGAAGAGTACGACAAGGTTATACGTGGATATCTTCTCAGTGGATACGCAGAAGAAGTTCCCGTATCCAACAAAGAACAGAACACTCGGGTTTTCTACATGCCACACAGAGAAGTTTTCCGCGAAGCATCTACAACAACCAAGTTGCGTGTAGTGTTCGACGCGTCGTCGCATGGTCCTGGAAGTACATCTTTAAATGCCCACCTGGAAACTGGACCAAAGCTTCAAGCGGACATGCAGGATATTCTAATCAGGTTTAGGATGCATCAGATCGCTATGATAGCGGATATCGAGAAAGCTTTCCTCCAGATCATGGTCCACGAGAGAGATCGTGATGCGCTACGATATCTTTGGTACCGCGACATGCCCTTTCGTGCGATGACGTCTAACGAGCTCTGCGTTCTCAGGATGAGTCGGGTTCCCTTCGGAACGACCGCGAGTCCTTTCCTCCTGGCTGCAACGCTGCATCACCACTTTCGTCACATCACTGACGATCTAAGGGACACCGCAAGCGACTTGTTATCCTCATTTTACGTGGACGACTTGGTAACAGGAGCTGATAACGTTGAAGAAGCCACGAGGATGCATCGTCAGGCTTTGGCAGTCATTGAACAGGCTGGAATGCGCCTCAGAAAATGGGCATCGAATGAACCCCAGTTAAAGTCTGTGTTCAAAAAGGGTGAGACTGACGAGTCGATACATCAGAAGGTACTTGGAATTCCTTGGAATACTGAAACTGACAGCTTGATGCCTAATTTAGAAGCCGTGAAAACGTTTGTGGCAACTTCACCAGTAACCAAAAGGAACATACTCCAAGGCACCGCAAGACTGTTTGACCCTTTGGGATTCCTCAATCCATTTACGTTCAGGGCCCGATCCATGTTTCAAGACCTAGGGAAGAAAAAGTTTGGATGGGACGAAGATATCCCATGTGATGCTCAGCAGAAGTGGAGCGAATGGTGTAATGAAGTATCTACATTATCAGCACTAGAGATTCCCCGTTGCGTCGTTCCAGCGAATGCATCTGCGTTTCAAATGCATATATTTTGTGATGCCAGTCCTCTTGGTTATGGGGCAGTGGCTTACCTGAGAACCGCAAACACAAAGGGCGAGATTTCAACGCATTTAATACTCTCAAAAACTCGTCTAGCACCTATCAAGCAGCTCTCTCTTCCAAGACTAGAGCTTATGGGAATGCTTATCGGAGCGAGAATGCTCACTTACCTGTAG
- the LOC135375991 gene encoding uncharacterized protein LOC135375991 encodes MDRLKAKRTVLRGRTTRIINESKALLSSETASAEELTVLLDRLTICSTDLKDVDTQLETLIPIEDLQQEYDSCFGYQEEVSSVVSKLNYKLRQVEAPALQTMTSQTERNTQSLRESTRSGIKLPKLQLQKFNGEPTLWPSFWEQYLSIIHENATLSKIEKFQYLRSLLVGRASAAIEGLQATEACYDDALELLNKRFGDRQKIEHEYFSRLRQLSHIRSSHDTGGLRKMYDQTQSSMRGLKSLGITAGSYAAMMNDILLNALPQDMVLDYHRRKQQQPAQLENSERQLEDLLDFLQNEVESREKAGISSQDGGVVKRRGSQMSRPSGLVLQTGSEPAKCIFCGSSAHTTERCSSDMNLSARKRKAQISAKMFPMHLGGTYDEPVCETCQMR; translated from the coding sequence ATGGATCGCTTGAAAGCGAAAAGGACTGTACTGCGAGGGAGGACCACTCGAATCATCAACGAAAGCAAAGCTCTTCTTTCATCTGAGACCGCCAGCGCTGAGGAGCTCACCGTTCTACTAGATCGCCTCACCATTTGCAGTACCGACTTGAAAGACGTCGACACCCAGTTGGAGACGCTCATTCCAATCGAAGATCTTCAACAGGAGTATGACAGCTGCTTTGGATACCAAGAGGAAGTAAGCTCAGTAGTCTCAAAATTGAACTACAAACTTCGACAAGTTGAAGCTCCTGCTTTGCAGACCATGACATCGCAAACTGAGAGGAACACTCAGTCCTTGAGGGAGTCAACGAGATCTGGAATTAAGTTACCAAAGCTCCAGCTCCAAAAGTTCAATGGCGAGCCCACACTGTGGCCAAGCTTCTGGGAGCAATACTTAAGCATCATACATGAAAACGCTACCCTTTCCAAGATCGAGAAATTCCAGTACCTGAGATCTCTTCTCGTTGGACGGGCGTCTGCTGCGATTGAGGGACTCCAGGCCACGGAAGCTTGCTATGATGATGCATTGGAGTTGCTGAACAAACGTTTTGGTGATAGACAGAAGATAGAACACGAGTATTTCTCCCGTCTGCGTCAACTTTCCCATATTCGCTCTTCGCACGATACTGGTGGACTGAGGAAGATGTATGATCAGACCCAGTCTAGTATGCGAGGATTAAAATCTCTCGGAATAACTGCTGGAAGTTACGCAGCGATGATGAACGACATTCTCCTGAACGCGTTGCCACAGGACATGGTTTTGGACTACCATCGTAGGAAACAGCAACAACCAGCACAACTCGAAAACTCCGAAAGGCAGTTAGAGGATCTCCTCGATTTTCTCCAGAACGAAGTCGAAAGCAGAGAAAAGGCGGGAATATCTAGCCAGGATGGAGGAGTTGTGAAACGAAGAGGGAGTCAGATGAGCCGTCCCAGTGGGCTAGTACTCCAAACGGGTTCTGAGCCGGCCAAGTGCATCTTTTGCGGCTCTTCGGCGCATACGACTGAACGATGCTCTTCTGATATGAATCTGAGTGCCCGAAAAAGAAAAGCTCAAATCTCAGCGAAGATGTTTCCGATGCACCTGGGTGGGACATATGACGAACCAGTGTGTGAGACGTGTCAAATGCGATAA